AAGTAATTTAAATTGctaattaaactttaaacgtTCAAATTTTTGCTCTAAGTTTAGGCCGTATaataatttaagtttttagttttgacgtttagcaatttttttgtaatttatgtTTGGCAACATTGCTGAGAACTGTAGCTATCCAAGGCCCAGAAACAATCTTATTACTGGTGGTTATCACTGGgtgtttttatcaaatgtgGGACTGaacttttgttaatttttgatttgtgaCAAACTGTCTCATACGATCTACCAGCATAACAGCATAATGAGCTGTGGTTTTCCGTGTCTCTAAGTTCAGGTGCATGGGTGCTAGAGTTGTTCAAAATCTTACAGATTAGGCTTCTTGTAGCGTAGGCCTTCAGAACGCAACTGAAAGCTTGAATGACTGAATATTCGACtgccaaaatcaaaaatcgtACCGTTCCGCGTGCAAAAATATGCGACATTTTAGGCAGAAGCCATAGTGGAAGGTGTGGCATACCCACGCATGAGACTCATCAACGATTTGGCGTACGGCGCAAAAAGAACTTTAAACGTTCTGACGTTCACAacgatttgtaataaataaacaaggaAAAGATAGTTGCTTAaacgccgatttataatactGTGCTAGGTATATAGTCTGTACAACGAATGCTCAGTGCCTACCATCACACTAAAATTTGTGTAGTTGCACGCCGTATTGAAAAGTGTGGCTGCTGTGCGCACGCTCATCATCGCCGCATTATTGTTAACCACTCtagatttttatattttgcttgaaaCGCTTTTCCTATTCTCGTTAGTAATTGGTTTGACTGCAAAGTATTGCAGTTTTTGCTAAGAAATCATGTGTTCAAAGATGCAATTTTTGCATGATGATGTGCACTAAAgtttttagttgtttattacaaatttgttCTCAAACAACCTAATGTGGCCTGAAATGTTAGATTTGTATGTTGATGGGTTTAGTGGGTGCAGATTCCCCGTTTTTGCAATGGATAATTGGCTTTACAACTGTACAAAGATTTATTTAGGCTTTCGCTAAGTTACTGTGAAATATAGGCATAAGTTGCTGCTAGTAGTCTGTATTTGCTAATTTTTGCTGTGAAGACATCCCATAATCATCTAAAAATGGCATACAAAGGGCAAAAAGTTCAGAAGGTCATGGTTCAGCCAATCAATCTAATCTTCCGTTATCTTCAAAACCGCTCTCGTGTTTCGATATGGGTTTATGAGCAGGTTAATTTTCGTGTGGAAGGACATATTGTCGGCTTTGATGAATACATGAACTTGGTTCTGGATGAGGCTGAAGAAGTGCATTTGAAACGCAAAACAAGAAAGCCATTAGGAAGAGTCATGTTGAAAGGAGACAACATTACTGTAATTCAACAAGTAATGGATGTTGAAGGAAATGCCTGATGCTCATAGATTGCGGCTACTACTGCTTCATTTTATTTTGGCGATTACGATATCACTGGAGAACCTTTGACACATTGAAATTATGAACTATGCGCATATTTTACGATCTtgttgtacaatgtacatattGAACCTTGTAGGAAATATGTGATTGccatgtttgtaaaatttattgacatatttttgtattttgtagcCTAGCATATATGTACATATACTGCTAAATATAATGCCAGCCCATTACccatttatttgaataaattttgttttttggatTCTTTACATTCTTGCATCCCCATATAAAACAGGCCAAGTTCTGATGTCACCAGCACACCTAATGATGTCATTTACGACAACATGCCTACATGATAAGAAtacacttttattttatatatataggGCTATAATCCTAAAGATTTCCTAAATATaagtataaaaacaaaagaaataccCATTTTAATGTATGGtagttttatcattttttgtttgtttcatttacgaattaagttaagttaaaatGGTTGTTGTGAATCCTAATTTAAACCTGAATTAATCATAGTAAGTGAACTTCCATGCTTGGTATTTCAATGCCCTTTATTACAActtttaaatcatattttatggccaaaatttgttaaatatgGAAAGTCATGTAAtgtgtttataaattttgCATATATTGTTTGTCAGAAATTGCTTACAAGCCTAAAATTTACTCGCGTTTCTTCGAACgtacattttttgaatttttgttgattttatgTGAAAACACCTTTATCGACCATTATAGGCAGTGGGCATTCATTCATGATAATTAAAAGTAGTACGGACACTTTAGTTCATGTGATTGCATGTAATGTAACTGACTGTTTAGTGAGTGAAAAATAGTTGAGTTTATTTCTAACACTGGTAATCTTTTCTTGAGGCTGATGAATTAGGgtaaactgtaaaataaaatggaaTTGCATCCCATTTTAGAAAGCGGACAGGAACCAAAGTCAAACCTGTGGTATGTAATATCAAGTTTAAATGCACCTTCACCCAGGGTAGGACAGTCCTGTGTGTTTATTCATAAAACTCACTCCATCAACATTATTGGTGGTGCGGACCCTTCAACAACTCACGATGATATTTTCAGGTGATAATTTCATTGATTCTTATTTTAAGTACTTGATAACCATCTTCGTACATCAGTGGCATTTGTAGAATCTCTTTGTTAGTCAGTAAGTGCTGCAAAGAGTTTGATAAACTAGAAAGATATATGTAACTTACATGGccaatattttagtatatGGTATAGACCAGATAGAATGATGTAAATAGGAATTCACGTTTTTATATATTGGTTACACAACACACAAATTAACACACCCTAAAGATATTTTGTTATATAAAGATTAGATTTATTGACACAAACCTGGGCTAAAGTAGACTCTGACTCATTTGAGGAGCGATATGAACATTGTGCTTATGTACCACAGTCTAGTCCAACCCACGTCTTTGTTTTTGGAGGTGCCAATAAACAGTCCAATTTAAACAGCATTCAACTCATAATTACAGGTGTGTTTGTATACGTATCAGCATGTTATGTTGACATTGGCATGCGAGTGTTTTCATACTCAGTTTTATGTCAAACctctgttttattttgtgaatAATTACATTTATTCTGTATTTGATGAATATATGTtaagattttgcttttatgacGTGCGCTTAGGattgtaaaattttgattcGATTTGTTAAATGatttcattttgttaattttatgcCAGATTCTGGAAAAGTTGAATGTAGCACAGTTAATTGCAGTGGAAATGCTCCGTGTCCTCGCACTATTCACTCTGCTGCCTCAAGTGGTGATTTCTTGTATGTGTGGGGTGGCGGAGAGCAAGGAGCAAACCCTGTCATGGATCAGCAGCTGCATGTTTTTAATTCAAACGACAACTCATGGAAACAGCTCATCGTTTCAGGTACTAATAGCACTAATTTTAATGAATAGTTTTACAGAAATGGTGTAGCTGATTATATGTATTGTATGTTTTCATTTGACCACGTTATATCACTGTATCGGATGTAATTAGCTTAAAAAGTATGCAGGTAAACTACCCAGTCCAAGACATGGTCATGTGATGGCTGTTGTTGGAAAGATACTTTACGTTCATGGTGGAATGTCTGGAGCCACTTTTCACAAAGACATGCACGCCATCAATTTAACGGAGTTAAAGTAACGTCATCTTATTTGTTATTGCGCCAATTTGCTAAAAAGTGGTTTGTTAGGATTCTAGCTTTTCAACTTAAACTTGGTGTAACTTACAGATGCGCAAAGGTCAAGTTTCGAGGCGACATTCCTTCATCGAGGGCAGCTCATGCAGCTTGtacttacaaaaattttatttacttattcggtGGAATGTCTGCAGATGGAGCTTTAGATGATATGTACCAGTTCAACACCAGTCAGTCAATCGTTCTTTCTTACCGCTTATTACATGCTGCTCTGTGTGTATGTTTTttaggatgtttcattttttcaccattttggaatttaaaaaagcttggggttTTCCTAGGCggtattttgggcacaatgaaagaatctaaacttttttttgatttatgacgtcattttgaggttgcacccccttgttgaagtttcagtggAGGTGCATTGTTCTAATTTGGCAATATCTTCGTAACCGATTGAGCTAGGGCCATTATCAAggtgtcaaaagatgcagaatggtttcctataaccactcaatacattttaattgcattttcgctctagaaaaaaagttatttgagaaaaacctaagttttgacatattttttatgcaaatcACAATGTAGTTCCcaacatacaaaatatgtcaaaacttaggtttttcttaactttttttctagagcgaaaatgcaattaaaatgtattgagtggttataggaaaccagccattctgcatcttttgacaTCTTGATAATGGCCCTAGCTCAATCGGTTACCAAGATATCGCCAAATTAGAACAATGCACCTccactgaaacttcaacaagggggtgcaacctcaaaatgacgtcataaatttaaaaaaagtttagattctttcattgtgcccaaaataccgcctagggagaccccaagcttttttaaattccaaaatggtgaaaaaatgaaacatcctaatgtttttacagcagatgttgattataatttataacgtaACAATGAAGTCTTCATATTTAGGAAGCTCAAATTGGATAAAGTTGAAAACAGATTGTCCACCACCTACGCCCAGACTTGATCATTCAATGATTCTTGCTTATCTGCCTCATAAGAAAGAACTGAAAGTAAACCTGATTTTCCTTCATGTTCCGTTAATATTCGTTCCAATATAAGGGTGTTAGTTTGGCAAACAAATGGATATGAGATCTGCAcagaatttaattttaaatttaacttgaTTATTTTTTTGGCATTACCTCAACAGGATTTCGACTCGGATGGCAAGACATCAGCAGGAATTGATGAGATAATCCCTGTGGAGGACTCTGAGGCACCCACTTTATCAGATGGGGACCAGAAACCTAGCATCGTCCCGCTTGATGAGTGGGGATCTGGAGAAGGCGCAGGCGTTGTCACAGCGGTGGAGGGTCAACTTTCGACCCTCGCTTTGTCGGAAAGAAACTTGCCAACAACATCGGATGGATCTGTTGATGGAGATGTTCCTGTTTGCGTTGTGTTTGGAGGGATGGATGCGTCTGGAAATATATTTAATGATCTACTTGTGTTAAAAATAGATGAAACTTAAAAGGCTGCTCATCATATTATGAAAGAGCAGCACGAAGTTTTGTATGATCTGTCAGCACTATATCTTGTCTACGAGATTTTATATTTACTATTCCAAGTTTCTTATCAGATAGAGTTagttatttttgtacaaaaaatgaaatctattacaaattttcaacaaaaatataaaaatcttCAAAAGTTGGTTGTGTTATTCATTAAGTTATTATATCTGCAACCTTTATGGAGGGTGGTTTACATTATGACTGCCTTGGTGAGCTTACACCTCTCAATTCTCGCTTGGTTGCATTGTACTTATGGTCTTTTCTGCTTACTGCCACAGCGATGGCATTAAATATATTGTTTTCTGACTGACTAATACCTCTTCATAGAATATATCAGCTTGAGTGTTTAACTTTTATCCTGTATTTATATTTAACATAAATTCCGATTCGAAGGAGGTAGAATGTTATATTTTCCTGAGAGATCAGTAATACCAAGTTTATGAAGATAACTTGACTGTGATCTATCCTGTATTCTTCAAGTGGCAAACGCTGGATTAGCTAAACAAATTTGCAGgctaaagtttttctttaaacCCTTCATACTTTTatcttgcaaaaaaattgacttgATTCCTTAGATACGCATTGCATAGTGGAATCGTGCACCTACAGATGACGACCGAAAGTTGGTTGTTGTGTTGCAATACCCTGGTGACCATAATGTGAAATTACGTTGCATAATGCTATGCTTCGTACGAATATCTTCCAAGTTTAGTTTGCCGTCAGGTTTGGAAATGTCTAGGTCTAGGATCCTGTTTTCATACTTTTGTATTTTCGATGATTTCATTGTCCATAGAATGAGAAGATAAAAACTTAGCACATTCAAGTCCAGTCAAAGAAATTTGAGATGCACTTGATGCTCCCAGCCCCTCATCTTACACTGCTAAGACCATGGCAACATATAACTTGTTCGCAACATGTCGCCCGTGAGCAGTAGGCTAAAATTGGATTGTGGGAAAACGTCTCAGCAGCCCTCGCAACCGTTTTTCGTTTTCTGTAAATGATCAGTTTTCGGTATGTTTTCCTGAAATATTATCAAACAATCTCTTTTTTGATGACGTCGAAGGGACAGTTTTGACAATTTCTGAGGAAACGAAGCACACTTTGTGCGTACAACTTGCTAGCCAGCAGTCTCACTGTATTAGTCTTACATTGCGACGTATTCTGT
Above is a window of Clavelina lepadiformis chromosome 8, kaClaLepa1.1, whole genome shotgun sequence DNA encoding:
- the LOC143469287 gene encoding uncharacterized protein LOC143469287 isoform X2 is translated as MIFSDLLTQTWAKVDSDSFEERYEHCAYVPQSSPTHVFVFGGANKQSNLNSIQLIITDSGKVECSTVNCSGNAPCPRTIHSAASSGDFLYVWGGGEQGANPVMDQQLHVFNSNDNSWKQLIVSGKLPSPRHGHVMAVVGKILYVHGGMSGATFHKDMHAINLTELKCAKVKFRGDIPSSRAAHAACTYKNFIYLFGGMSADGALDDMYQFNTRSSNWIKLKTDCPPPTPRLDHSMILAYLPHKKELKDFDSDGKTSAGIDEIIPVEDSEAPTLSDGDQKPSIVPLDEWGSGEGAGVVTAVEGQLSTLALSERNLPTTSDGSVDGDVPVCVVFGGMDASGNIFNDLLVLKIDET
- the LOC143469287 gene encoding rab9 effector protein with kelch motifs-like isoform X1, with translation MELHPILESGQEPKSNLWYVISSLNAPSPRVGQSCVFIHKTHSINIIGGADPSTTHDDIFRLDLLTQTWAKVDSDSFEERYEHCAYVPQSSPTHVFVFGGANKQSNLNSIQLIITDSGKVECSTVNCSGNAPCPRTIHSAASSGDFLYVWGGGEQGANPVMDQQLHVFNSNDNSWKQLIVSGKLPSPRHGHVMAVVGKILYVHGGMSGATFHKDMHAINLTELKCAKVKFRGDIPSSRAAHAACTYKNFIYLFGGMSADGALDDMYQFNTRSSNWIKLKTDCPPPTPRLDHSMILAYLPHKKELKDFDSDGKTSAGIDEIIPVEDSEAPTLSDGDQKPSIVPLDEWGSGEGAGVVTAVEGQLSTLALSERNLPTTSDGSVDGDVPVCVVFGGMDASGNIFNDLLVLKIDET